One window of the Natronomonas marina genome contains the following:
- a CDS encoding fasciclin domain-containing protein: MTDQQRRQLLRRIGTAGALLAVGGAGTAAANGRGRGANGPRRGASAPNTIFEIAESDGRFSTLVAALETTGLDDVLDGGGGQYTVFAPTNAAFEALADERGVEVGDLLELDGLENILLYHVTRGRRYAPSVVNPADVGMLNGDSVSTDGTTLNDGQATIAATDIKASNGVVHVITGVLRP, from the coding sequence ATGACAGACCAGCAACGACGGCAGTTACTGCGGCGTATCGGAACGGCGGGCGCGCTCCTGGCGGTCGGGGGGGCCGGAACCGCCGCCGCGAACGGGCGCGGTCGGGGAGCGAACGGACCGCGACGGGGTGCCAGCGCCCCGAACACCATCTTCGAAATCGCCGAGTCCGACGGCCGGTTCAGCACGCTGGTGGCCGCACTCGAGACGACGGGTCTCGACGACGTGCTGGACGGCGGCGGCGGCCAGTACACGGTGTTCGCGCCGACGAACGCGGCCTTCGAGGCGCTGGCCGACGAACGCGGCGTCGAGGTGGGCGACCTCCTCGAACTCGACGGCCTCGAGAACATCCTCCTGTATCATGTGACCAGGGGGCGCCGGTACGCCCCGTCGGTGGTCAATCCGGCCGACGTCGGGATGCTGAACGGGGACAGCGTCTCCACCGACGGGACGACCCTGAACGACGGTCAGGCCACCATCGCGGCCACCGACATCAAGGCGTCCAACGGCGTCGTCCACGTCATCACCGGCGTGTTGCGCCCGTAG